In Pseudomonas fakonensis, one DNA window encodes the following:
- a CDS encoding MoaD/ThiS family protein, producing the protein MKVKVMYFARYRELLGVDAERLEGEFKVLDDVRQALVAKGGQYAVLAEQNLMCARNEELCRLDEPVEDGDDVAFFPPVTGG; encoded by the coding sequence ATGAAGGTCAAGGTCATGTATTTCGCCCGCTACCGCGAGCTGCTGGGCGTCGATGCCGAGCGCCTGGAAGGCGAGTTCAAGGTGCTCGACGACGTGCGCCAGGCGCTGGTGGCCAAGGGCGGGCAGTATGCCGTGCTGGCCGAGCAGAACCTGATGTGCGCGCGCAATGAGGAGCTGTGCCGGCTGGATGAGCCGGTTGAGGACGGCGATGACGTGGCGTTCTTCCCGCCGGTGACCGGAGGCTGA
- the moaE gene encoding molybdopterin synthase catalytic subunit MoaE — protein MGVRVQQAAFDPGAEVNAMHAANVGVGAVVGFVGYVRDFNDGRDVAGMFLEHYPGMTEKALHKIVVEAEGRWPLLKVEVLHRIGALEPGEPIVFVGVASAHRQAAFDACNFIMDYLKTRAPFWKKENTQQGPRWVEGKQSDQDAAGRW, from the coding sequence ATGGGCGTACGGGTACAGCAAGCGGCGTTCGACCCAGGTGCCGAGGTCAATGCCATGCACGCGGCCAACGTTGGCGTGGGCGCGGTGGTCGGGTTCGTCGGCTATGTGCGTGATTTCAATGATGGCCGGGACGTGGCGGGGATGTTCCTCGAGCATTACCCGGGCATGACCGAGAAGGCGCTGCACAAGATAGTGGTCGAGGCCGAGGGCCGCTGGCCGCTGCTCAAGGTCGAGGTGCTGCACCGCATCGGGGCGCTGGAGCCGGGAGAGCCGATCGTGTTCGTTGGTGTTGCCAGTGCGCATCGCCAGGCCGCGTTCGACGCCTGCAACTTCATCATGGACTACTTGAAAACCCGGGCGCCGTTCTGGAAGAAAGAGAACACCCAGCAAGGGCCGCGCTGGGTCGAGGGCAAGCAGAGTGACCAGGATGCGGCGGGGCGGTGGTAG